CGAATTATAAACATTCCCTAAATTATTgttataatttgatatgtttatCAGACTCTTGCAGTCGTTACGTGTTGAAGCATGAGTCGTATGTCACTACTGAGATATTTTGTACTCGTGTAGAGGTACATCTTTTAATTGGTGCCTTTGTTTGTCTAGTCATTAATATCGATTTTAAATTccaatgaattattttttttatctcgaaATACAAGCTGTGCCCATCAGTTAGATAACTATGTATCATAAAGGGAGTCATTACCCGTGTGCGACATACTAAGATTGTAAGCGTGGAGGAACTCAGAAGCGGTCTTCAATACTGTTTGAGATTCTTCATTCAGTGATAGAGTTCTGAGATTTTTACTCACAActgaggggcgataactctcaTTGGTTTACTTAGACATAGcgtttatatcaaaatgcaTGTGATCAAACCAATCCAATCAAAAAGCCGTTACCATGGTAAAGtttaatgatatcatttttatcatcaaaatgctattttattctttttaactTGTGACAATTTCGATTGTGAAGAAATATTTAGAAACAATTACGAACATGTTTTTCTGCTCCATTTTCTTTAATACTTAAGGATTACTATTTTAgcatgtttaatgttttaagtTATCCCACATGATATTTTATAACTAAGCTACACTATTTACTTTGTGTATTTAAACGTTTCTAgttttattaacaattttttaaCTTTGAACCCTGTGTACATTACAATAATGCATAAATGTACGTACGAGTGCGGGAGTGTGCATGCTAAACACGGAGAATACACTTATGCGTGTGTACGTGTGTGGCTACTTATACACCCTTGCCTGTGTACAAGTGATGGACATATTGTTAATTATAATCAAGTGTACGTGTATGcatgtgtatatttgtatgtgtatatatattgttatacacaGATGTACGCGtatggtatgtatatattgattatcatatataattaaagCAAATGCATATGTACGTTTTGTGTATATAGTGGTAGTAATACAAAAAATTGCACGTCCGcgtgtgtacatgtacatagatacaCAAAAACGTACGCGTACGCGTTTGTGAATATGTCGATGATTGTATACACCATACCACGTGCACGTATGCGTGAAtagtaataattatatataaatgcaaGTGTACTCGTGTAAGTGTGTGTACATAGTGATaattatacacaaatgtacGTGTACGTGTGTGTACATAGTGATaattatacacaaatgtacGTGTACGTGTGTGTACATAGTGATaattatacacaaatgtacGTGTACGTGTGTGTACATAGTGATaattatacacaaatgtacatgtgtgtacatagtgataattatacacaaatgtacGTGTGCgtctgtgtgtgtgtatgtgtgaattgtaataattatataaaattgtacGTGTATGCGTGTGTGTATATAGTGATaattatacacaaatgtacGTGTACCCGTGTGTACATAGTGATaattatacacaaatgtacgtgtgcgtctgtgtgtgtatgtgtgaatTGTAATAATTATAGATAATTGTACGTGTATGCGTGTGTGTATATAGTGATaattatacacaaatgtacGTGTACCCGTGTGTACATAGTGATAATTATACACAAATTTACGTGTACCCCTGTGTACATAGTGATaattatacacaaatgtacGTGTGTGTACATAGTGataattataaacaaatgtacatgtgcgtctgtgtgtgtgtatgtgtgaattgtaataattatataaaattgtacGTGTATGCGTGTGTATATAGTGATaattatacacaaatgtacGTGTACACGTGTGTACATAATGTTAATTTACACAGATATTTATTACGTCATCACTGATCTCGTCATTTTTACGCTGCCGGTGTCTTTCTTTAACATGTTGATTGAATTAAAAcgattttaaaacaaatgtttgtctttttttatgTCACTTCCGACTAAATGTAGCACGAAAACATCACCTAGGGAGACAAATACCCGAATGGTTGTGACGTGGACAGCAGATCATTGTGGGTAAAGTCAGGATTACACAATAATACTCtgacgtacatgtacatagaaatAAACTCAAGTTCATTGAAACGCAATATCTACATATTGTCATTTCTAAATAGAAATAGCTTCAATATAAAACCATTAAAAGCACAGCATTTGAATGGTAATCAGAGACAATGTCTTCTCCAACCTTTTAAAGACTCATTATGTTTGCGATGTTTTATTCTTTAGACCCCTATCGCTGAAGTGATTTGTGACAATCTAAACCGAAACaagtggtctttatagacaagGTTTTTGGTGGGGTTTTTAAGAGGTTACAACCGCCTTTTTAAACAATCTACCGTCGTAAGTCAAACTATGTAGTTTGGTACATGTAGTGTGAAATTGATTAATCTGTCAAATGTATGTACTTCAAGATTTGTATTAGCACCCGGGCCCACAATTGTGTGTAATAAGAGGTCAACAAAAAATACAAGAACATAGTATAATACGTAGGCCATACCAAAACACATATTCGGTGTCATGATGTTGCCACACTCAGAATTGGACGCGGTAACTGGGATTAGGTAACTTTTCTGtggacaaaaacaaaaatgaatcaATAAAGTTGCCGTACCGTATATAATCATGCAGGTAAGTGTAATAAATTTGTAAACCAATTAAACGTGTATATACATGATTTAAAGAACCATAGTTGTTCAATAGAATTTGTTCTCCTTTGTAAGTACCAAGTGTCTACAAATAAAAGGTTTTGACCCCGATTCCGTCCTCGATGTCAGTCTAATTCAAGAGAGTGGGGATGTacgtacaatgtaggtacaccTTACGTATGTATGTTTAGGTTGTCACGGGTGACTGGTCAACATAAAGTATGTACTACAGCATTGTTATAACTTAATCTTCATTCTCCCGAGTCCGTTATTCGGTAAGGTGTTACAAGTAAATTCCCTAATATCAGGTTAGTAGTTAACGACAAAGTAAGCAGGAGTGTTTACATCCAACATGGGTTGTAGTTCGTCCCAGACAGAATCCGGAGTCCGGACAGAACGGACTTCAGGGAACACTGGAAActcttctgaaaataacaacaaacagaATGAAGAGGTGAAAAAAGAAAGTAGTGTTTCCGAGGAAGACAGAAAACAACAGAAATTTCGAGATGAAGTATTAGCATCCCACAACAAGTACCGGGCCAAACACGGAGCTGAACCCTTAGCCCAGGCCAAAGACCTGGACGATATCGCCCAAAAGTGGGCGGAACATCTCGTCAAAAACAACATATTCGAACACAGCGATACAAAACACGGGGAAAACCTGTGGGGAGGAGGGGCGAACGCTACAGGTAATTATGATTGTGTGTGGGAAGGGCGAACGCTACAGGTAATTATGATTGTGTGTGGGAAGGGCGAACGCTACAGGTAATTATGATTGTGTGTGGGAAGGGCGAACGCTACAGGTAATTATGATTGTGTGTGGGAAGGGCGAACGCTACAGGTAATTATGATTGTGTGTGGGAAGGGCGAACGCTACAGGTAATTATGATTGTGTGTGGGGAGGGCGAACGCTACAGGTAATCATGATTGTGTGTGGGAAGGGCGAACGCTACAGGTAATTATGATTGTGTGTGGAAGGGCGAACGCTACAGGTAATTATGATTGTGTGTGGGAAGGGCGAACGCTACAGGTAATTATGATTGTGTGTGGGAAGGGCGAACGCTACAGGTAATTATGATTGTGTGTGGGAAGGGCGAACGCTACAGGTAATTATGATTGTGTGTGGGAAGGGCGAACGCTACAGGTAATTATGATTGTGTGTGGGGAGGGCGAACGCTACAGGTAATCATGATTGTGTGTGGGAAGGGCGAACGCTACAGGTAATTATGATTGTGTGTGGAAGGGCGAacactacaggtaaatataagcCTGTGAAGTGGGGAGGGGCAAACGCTTCAGTTGTCTTTGTTGCGGGGAGGGGCGAACGCTACAGGTAGAAATTAGTCTGTGTGGTGGGGAAGGGGGACCATCTATATATTGACGTGTGGGTGGGGCGAACGCTAGAGGTgcatatgtacaatgtaattagaaTTGTACACGTGCCTTGGATGAGTGAATGCTACGATTAATTATAAATGTTTCTGGGGAGAGATGAACGCTTTGAGTagttaaaattgaaattttgaatgCTATTCATTGCACATACTTCATCTGATGATagacaaatttcatttttattcgTATtcgagatttaaaaaaaaataaaatatgtttcttaATATGATAATGTCTGGTTTCATCCACTAAACGTACTACCAGATATTACATATCTTCCTGGTGAgagttttttttagatatacTACTTATAATGCGTTTATGATTTACAGGTAAAGAGGTGACAGAGGCTCATTATAGTGAAATCAAACATTACAACTTCGCAACAGGTGGATTCAGCATGGAAACAGGTAGGCTATTATATTAACTTCAAAATAACCATGGATTCCTTTTTTTTCGAAGAGCCTGAtgtgttttgataaaatgatggttttattTCAACCCTggtacattttttatttaccGGAATGTTCATGTTAGTCGCTTTTGGTTATGGGTCACAAATCTACAAGGCCCGCCAATCAAACATAACCAAATACAGTATTACCAAATACGTGTAACTACAGTGTAACTAACTCACAATTATACGTTGTAACTAACCAAAGTGTAACTAACTAGTGTAACAAACTACGTGTAACCTACTACATGTTACTACAGTGTAAATAACTACATGCTACTTCAGTGTAACTAGCTAGTGTAACAAACTACGTATAACTTACTACACGTAACTACGTGTAACTAACTACATGTTACTACAGTGTAACTAACTACATGTTACTACAGTGTAACTAGCTAGTGTAACAAACTACGTATATCTTACTACACGTAACTACAGTGTAACTAACTACATGTTACTACAGTGTAACTAACTAGTACAACAAACTACGTATAACTTACTACACGTAACTACAGTGTAACTAACTACATGTTACTTCAGTGTAACTAACTACATGTTACTACAGTGTAACTAACTAGTACAACAAACTACGTATAACTTACTACACGTAACTACAGTGTAACTAACTACATGTTACTACAGTGTAACTAACTCACAATTATACGTTGTAACTAACCAAAGTGTAACTAACTAGTGTAACAAACTACGTGTAACCTACTACACGTAACTACAGTGTAACTAACTAGTACAACAAACTACGTATAACTTACTACACGTAACTACAGTGTAACTAACTACATGTTACTACAGTGTAACTAACTAGTACAACAAACTACGTATAACTTACTACACGTAACTACAGTGTAACTAACTACATGTTACTACAGTGTAACTAACTAGTACAACAAACTACGTATAACTTACTACACGTAACTACAGTGTAACTAACTACATGTTACTACAGTGTAACTAACTACATGTTACTACAGTGTAACTAGCTAGTGTAACAAACTACGTATAACTTACTACACGTAACTACAGTGTAACTAACCACATGTTACTACAGTGTAACTAACTAcatgttattacattgtaactagCTAGTGTAACAAACTACGTATAACTTACTACACGTAACTACAGTGTAACTAACTACATGTTACTACAGTGTAACTAACTAGTGTAACAAACTACGTATAACTTACTTCACGTAACTACAGTGTAACTAACTACATGTTACTACAGTGTAACTAACTACATGTTACTTCAGTGTAACTAGCTAGTGTAACAAACTACGTATAACTTACTACACGTAACTACAGTGtaactaactacatgtaactacaGTGTAACTAGCTAGTGTAACAAACTACGTATAACTTACACGTAACTACAGTGTAACTAACTACATGTTACTACAGTGTAACTAGCTAGTGTAACAAACTACGTATAATTTACTACACGTAACTACAGTGTAACTAACTACATGTTACTACAGTGTAACTAACTAGTGTAACAAACTACGTATAACTTACTACACGTAACTACAGTGTAACTAACCACATGTTACTACAGTGTAACTAACTAcatgttattacattgtaactagCTAGTGTAACAAACTACGTATAACTTACTACACGTAACTACAGTGTAACTAACTACATGTTACTACAGTGTAACTAACTACATGTTACTACAGTGTAACTAACTAGTGTAACAAACTACGTATAACTTACTTCACGTAACTACAGTGTAACTAACTACATGTTACTACAGTGTAACTAACTACATGTTACTACAGTGTAATTAACTAGTGTAACAAACTACGTAtaactaactacatgtaactacaGTGTAACTAACTACATGTTACTACAGTGTAACTAACTACATGTTACTACAGTGTAACTAACTACATGTTACTACAGTGTAACTAACTACATGTTACTACAGTGTAACTAACTACATGTTACTACAGTGTAACTAACTACATGTTACTACAGTGTAACTAGCTAGTGTAACAAACTACGTATAACTTACTACACGTAACTACAGTGTAACTAACTACATGTTACTTCAGTGTAACTAGCTAGTGTAACAAACTACGTATAACTTACTACACGTAGCTACAGTGtaactaactacatgtaactacaGTGTAACTAGCTAGTGTAACAAACTACGTATAACTTACACGTAACTACAGTGTAACTAACTACATGTTACTACAGTGTAACTAACTACATGTTACTACAGTGTAACTAACTAGTGTAACAAACTACGTATAACTTACTACACGTAACTACAGTGTAACTAACTACATGTTACTACAGTGTAACTAGCTAGTGTAACAAACTACGTATAACTTACTACACGTAACTACAGTTTAACTAACTACATGTTACTACAGTGTAACTAGCTAGTGTAACAAACTACGTATAACTTACTACACGTAACTACAGTGTAACTAACTACATGTTACTACAGTGTAACTAACTAGTGTAACAAACTACGTATAACTTATACACGTAACTACAGTGTAACTAACTACATGTTACTACAGTGCAACTAACTACATGTCTACAGTGTAACTAGCTAGTGTAACAAACTACGTATAACTAACTACATGTTACTACAGTGTAATTTCTTACATATAACAACAGTGTAGCTATTTAAATGTAACTACTGTAACGGGACTGGACggggtcgatcatcggtgaccaggtagagcatctggctagtgtttggaggtcccgggttcgaaccccggtctggccgctacattttctcctctcctgttacactacaatgtagctaactatatataattacagcGTAACTATTTGCATATAACGACATTGTAACTAATATAACTAGTGTAACTATCTAGTGTAACTATCTAGTGTAACTACAGTTAAACTAACTAAAACATTGTTTGAAATTTCCAGGTCACTTTACACAGGTGGTATGGAAGGGCAGTAAGGAGCTTGGTACCGGATACGCACGTAACAATACCGGTATGTCTGTCGTCTGCTGTAACTATCGCCCGGCCGGAAATGTACAAGGCTACTTCGGAACAAATGTTTCGCCACCGTAGACACGGATTTTATTTACAAGGGGATGCCatgatgtacataaaaaaaattatatacagtaccgaAACTATGTCAAAACACAGTGTACCTAATTCACGATTAAACATGCTATTTCTGGTGATTACACAGCCGTAACATACAACTTCCGGTTTTCACAAACAAGTATATAACACTTCCAGTTTCTCAAACATAGTGCTTCCGGTAACAACACACTTAAACATTACGTCAGTGGTTGTAGTGTGTGTTCACACTGTAGCCATTGGAATCCAAGGCAATGCTGTGATAGAATATCGATTGTATATTATATGCCATGTCTTTTTCATGCCAATTTGTACATTGCCTGCGTACCCGGATGTTATAAAGCAGGCGAAACTCAATGAAATAAATGACACACTTTGCCCTATGTAAATCGATGAATAATGATTTTCGTTGTAATTTATGTCAATGATTTTGTATTCTTTATAAGCTGTGATGCTGTCCTGTTGTAAAATACTGTTAGACTGTGTACATCGACGCTATTCCAATTTAATTTCTACTATTTCGTAGTCATTCATTTCCTTCTTTTCCTGCATAGTATCGGTATGCATTGAACATTATAAGTCGTCGATTCCAGACAAGGAGAAGACGGACTCGGTTTTTGGATAACGCTATCATAACTatcatatataccagtgtaTGGTTTAGCTGTGTGTGAAAACCAACTTCCGGGACGAATTGACGGATGTACGTACGAGTTGTCTTTCTTCCATAGTTCGGCGTACTACATTACTACATATCTCTGGAACAAGCGGGACTACCATTGAGGGAATTTTAGAAGAACACATCTTTAGAAATAATATATGCATTCCTCTGAATCCATCCAATTAATCACATTTCTGGTAATTAAATATACAATGACCATCCTAAAAGCGTCAGAGGAAACATATTGAAAGTTAAAATCAAACTCTAAGATCGATTCATGATTTAAAAAGAGAATCTTAAAGTAATATTAATGTATTCTGCAACTTTTTACAACACAACTTAAAAGTCACTAGATCTGTATTAAAGTTTATATGGATATgattgtgtgaagtttaatactttgttttgttttatttttgttgttgttgttggttttttttgttttttttttataaactatTTTTTCAACTGTAATCAAATTACGTGTTATAAATGTGATTAAGAAAATGGCAATaaaacactttttaaaaaataccaGAAAAGTCACAAACTATTCcagaataaaaatgtattgagcAGTGTTTGATACAAATGACTTGGTCCACGACGTTGAATATGCCTGTAATGGTGTGAGATCAATATCCCTCGTGTGTACTGTCTATCTCACCTTCCGGGTGTCCAGCTCACACCGGAAACACCTCATAGAGGCTGTCCGGTAATGTCACTACGAAACAAACCCTGCCAGCATTTTATATACCAATCACTCTCAATATTTCTTTAGTCCATCAACACagatatgtaaaaaaataaagttttattttgtatctgtGGTGATTAATTAAAAAGTGTGAGTGCGGGTTCTCCAGTTTCCTTCCACAATAAGACCCATCGCGCACTTCCATCCGGGCAAACAAGAAAGTGATATAAAATTATGTTCTTTTGGTCTTATAGGATAATATTTAAGTCCCGATCTTATAGGATAATATTTAAGTCCCGATCAAGGAAACATCTGTAAAGCACTTGCCATTCATTGTTTATATCAGTCACACCTGAGCGGATATCCGTGTACATTTGTCGCCAGTTTACAAA
The window above is part of the Pecten maximus chromosome 2, xPecMax1.1, whole genome shotgun sequence genome. Proteins encoded here:
- the LOC117316599 gene encoding Golgi-associated plant pathogenesis-related protein 1-like; the encoded protein is MGCSSSQTESGVRTERTSGNTGNSSENNNKQNEEVKKESSVSEEDRKQQKFRDEVLASHNKYRAKHGAEPLAQAKDLDDIAQKWAEHLVKNNIFEHSDTKHGENLWGGGANATGKEVTEAHYSEIKHYNFATGGFSMETGHFTQVVWKGSKELGTGYARNNTGMSVVCCNYRPAGNVQGYFGTNVSPP